The window TCGACGCCGCCGTGGCGCGGCTGAGCGGCGGCCGCCCGCACACGGTGATCCGGCTGTCCGCCGCCGCGGCCGCCTTCCGGATGCCGGAGGACGCCAACGACCGCGACATCCTGGACGCCCCGCTGAGGCTCCCCGGCGACGACACCCCCGAACGCCCCGTCGCGGACGTCCTGCTCCGCGAACTGATCCTGGACCAGTTACCCGTACGGCTCCCCACCGAGCACCGCGCCCAGTGGCTCGACCTCCTCACCCACCTCTCGGTGGCCCACGACACGGAATGCGCGGACGTCCTGCTCCGCCACCACCAGTCGGGCCACGTCCACCACCTGACCGCCCATCACGTGTCCCGGCTCCTCACCGACACCGGATGGCCCACCTGCGAACGCCACTTCATCGGCGACTTCGGCCTCCGCCAGCTCCTGGTGCACCGGCTCTACGGACTGCGCCCCGGCGGCGCCGCCTGGTACGCCGACCACCATCTGCTGCGCGACCACTACGCCGAGCGCGCGGTGGGGGAGGCGCAGGGCACCCAGGGCGACGGGGCGTTCCGCTCGCTCACCGCCCACCGGATGAACCATCACCTGGTGTCCGGCGGCGCGGACGACGTGGTCAGCCATCTCGCCGCCACCCTCCCCGGCCGCCCCGGCGCCTGGTGCGCGGACCTTCTGGAGATCGCCCAGGCCCCCTATCCGGGCGGGGCGGACGCCCGACGCGAGCGCGCCCAGGGCCTGGTGGGGGCGGACGGCCCGCCGCTGCGCCGCACGGTCGACCAGCTGCTGCACGCGGTGTGGCTGTGCGAGGAGCGCACCAGGCCGACCGGCAAGGAGACCGCCCGCACGCTGGCGAAGCTGCTGGACCTGCTCTCGATCATGGACTTCGAGGGCGCGGGCCGCCTCAGCAGGACGGCGACGGACTGGAGCGGCCTGGCGGAGAACGAGCAGCCCCTGCTGCGCTGCACCTGCACCGAACAGCTCCGGCGAAGGAGATGACGGCATGCCCAGATGGCGCAAGATCCTCTACGCGGTGTTGCTCGTAGGGGCGATCGTGGCGGGCGTCGCCCTCACCACCTCCCTCCTCGGCAGGCCGGACACCTGCGCAGACGGCGTCGAGCGGATCGAGGGCGAGTGCGTCGGCGTCAACGGCGAGGGCTACGACTTCGGCACCCCGGAGATCGCCGACGTCGCCCGGGCCATCGCCCGCGAGAACCAGCGGATCGCGAACCAGCCGCATGTCACGGTGGCGATGATGCTGCCGCTCCAGTCGGACCGCGAGGCCCTGCGCCGGCAGATGCGCAGCGACCTCCAGGGCGCCTACCTGGGCCAGCGCCAGGCCAACGAGGGCGAGGGCGAACCCCCGAGAATCCGCCTGGTCCTCGCCAACCCCGGTCAGGCCTACGGCCATCAGGCGAAGGTCGTCGACACCCTGCTCGGGATGGCCGCCTCCCCCGAGGACCGGCTGCGCGCGGTCACCGGCTTCAACCTGAGCCTCGCCGCCACCGAGGCGGCGGTGAAACGCCTGACGGAGAACAAGATCCCGGTCCTGGCGGCCAGAATCAGCGGCGACAGAATCGCGAACGAGGACCGGCCCGACGGCATGGCCGCCCTGAAGTTCCCCGGTCTGGCCCGCATCCTCCCCACCAACAACGACGCGGCCCAGGCCCTGGCCAACTTCAACGGCGAACGCGGCCGCCGCAACCTCAGAACGGTCCTGGTCTACGACAAACGCCCCGACGGCTACAACGAGTCCCTGGCCCGGGCGTTCAGCAGGATCGAGGAGAAGGGCCCGGCCGGCCCCGCCGCGATGTCCTTCGAGTCCCCGTCCATCGACGAGCCGGGCTCGACCGGCAACCAGTTCACCCAGACGGCCAACAACATCTGCGACTCCGAGGCCGACACGATCTACTTCGCGGGCCGCACGCTCCACCTGCGCATCTTCGCCCTCAAGCTCGCCCAGGTGGGCTGCGAGAACCGCCACTACACGATCGTCAGCGGCTCCGACGCGGCCTCGCTGCGCCAGGCCATGACGGAGAAGGACTGGGCCCGGCTCCGCGGCGAGGACGGCAGACCGAAGGTGACGGTGCAGTACGCGGCCCCCGCCCACCCGGACGCCTGGACCACGGAACTGACGAAGTGGACGAAGGCCTACACGGCGAAGCACGCCAAGAAGCCCCCCACCCAGGACCTCCCCCAGTACCTCACCGAACCGAAGGCGGCCCTGGACACCCTCAGGAACCAGATCACCGCCACCCGGCGCGAGGGCACGGCACTCGGCTCCACCCCGAACCTGGACGACTCCCGCACGATGCTCGTCTACGACGGCCTCATCACCATCGGCAAGGCCCTCCACCAGGCCCAACGAGGCGCCCCCGAGACCACCGCCCCCACCCGCGAGGACGTGGGCCGCCAGTGGTCCCTCCTCCAGTCCCGCCACCGAGTCCAGGCCACCAGCGGCCTGATCTGCCTCACCACGGGCGGCAACGCCTACGACAAACCGGCCGCCGTCGTCGAACTCGACCCGGGCCGAAAAGGCGAGGGCACCCTCAAATTCGTCGGCCTCGGCTGGCCGACGGGCAAGCCCCAGCCGAAGAACTGCGTGATCCCGAGCACGACGCCGTGAAGCGGTGGCCACCGAGGGAGAATGTAATTAGCCTTCACGGACTACGCTCCTTACAGACGTGCAGACGGAGGGCTTCCCGCATGACCACCTCGTTCATCCGCCCCGAACCGCCGTACTACGCAGTGATCATCACCACCCGTCCGGCCGCGGACCTCGAAGGCTACGAGGCGATGAGCGCGCGCATGGCCGAACTCGGCGAGGCGCAACCCGGTTACCTGGGCCGCGAGTCGCAGACGGGCGAGGACGGCAGAGACCTCGTAGTCATCTACTACGCCGACGAGGCCTCGATCACGGCCTGGAAGGCCCACCCCGAACACCTCCAGGCCCAACGGCTCGGACGGGAACGCTGGTACTCCTCGTACAGCGTGGAAGTCGCCCGCGTGGAGCGCGCCTACGCCTACGACCGCGACTGACGCCACACGCCGAAGG of the Streptomyces koelreuteriae genome contains:
- a CDS encoding antibiotic biosynthesis monooxygenase family protein; translation: MTTSFIRPEPPYYAVIITTRPAADLEGYEAMSARMAELGEAQPGYLGRESQTGEDGRDLVVIYYADEASITAWKAHPEHLQAQRLGRERWYSSYSVEVARVERAYAYDRD
- a CDS encoding type 1 periplasmic-binding domain-containing protein translates to MPRWRKILYAVLLVGAIVAGVALTTSLLGRPDTCADGVERIEGECVGVNGEGYDFGTPEIADVARAIARENQRIANQPHVTVAMMLPLQSDREALRRQMRSDLQGAYLGQRQANEGEGEPPRIRLVLANPGQAYGHQAKVVDTLLGMAASPEDRLRAVTGFNLSLAATEAAVKRLTENKIPVLAARISGDRIANEDRPDGMAALKFPGLARILPTNNDAAQALANFNGERGRRNLRTVLVYDKRPDGYNESLARAFSRIEEKGPAGPAAMSFESPSIDEPGSTGNQFTQTANNICDSEADTIYFAGRTLHLRIFALKLAQVGCENRHYTIVSGSDAASLRQAMTEKDWARLRGEDGRPKVTVQYAAPAHPDAWTTELTKWTKAYTAKHAKKPPTQDLPQYLTEPKAALDTLRNQITATRREGTALGSTPNLDDSRTMLVYDGLITIGKALHQAQRGAPETTAPTREDVGRQWSLLQSRHRVQATSGLICLTTGGNAYDKPAAVVELDPGRKGEGTLKFVGLGWPTGKPQPKNCVIPSTTP